The following coding sequences are from one Oryzisolibacter sp. LB2S window:
- a CDS encoding PEP-CTERM sorting domain-containing protein codes for MLKLQLASLAAAAALSVGVMGSVQAGPLTLISGDFKFTIDNYDSGTTKYPNGTPVCNSVGSCDSVAGIAPAPGSVGSSNPSADTMGIFSVAQISRISDGSVFWQKGPGEYLTGVFGNLQDHYVDAGSIGSSNVTSTRSVGGTWALWMNTVDYNPALGPLAGDLNALSYPGISGGTPWLSGYFGVGVIAADGATTYTSTYNTDTLAGAGQAYLEVNGGTARAQFDTDSLIDADGHKHDLFMDITFNDADGAASNIGWTVTSSGQIKGNAVPEPGTMALAGLALLGAGLASRRRKA; via the coding sequence ATGCTGAAATTGCAACTTGCCTCTTTGGCCGCCGCCGCGGCCCTGTCGGTCGGTGTCATGGGTTCCGTGCAGGCGGGACCGCTGACCCTGATCAGTGGTGACTTCAAGTTCACCATTGACAACTATGACTCGGGTACCACCAAGTACCCTAATGGGACGCCCGTCTGCAATAGTGTTGGGTCATGTGACAGTGTTGCGGGCATTGCCCCGGCTCCGGGCTCGGTGGGTTCCAGCAACCCCAGTGCCGATACCATGGGTATCTTCTCGGTGGCTCAGATCTCGCGCATTTCGGATGGGTCTGTGTTCTGGCAGAAGGGCCCGGGTGAATATCTCACCGGTGTTTTTGGCAATTTGCAAGACCACTACGTGGATGCCGGCAGCATCGGGAGCTCCAACGTGACATCGACGCGATCCGTAGGTGGAACGTGGGCACTGTGGATGAATACAGTTGATTACAATCCCGCGCTGGGGCCGTTGGCCGGGGATCTGAACGCTTTGTCGTATCCAGGTATCTCGGGGGGCACTCCGTGGCTGTCAGGTTACTTTGGGGTGGGTGTAATCGCTGCTGATGGCGCCACAACTTACACGTCGACCTACAATACCGACACCTTGGCTGGTGCAGGCCAGGCCTATCTGGAGGTTAACGGAGGCACCGCGCGGGCACAGTTCGATACCGACAGCTTGATCGACGCAGACGGCCACAAGCACGACCTGTTCATGGACATCACCTTCAACGACGCCGATGGTGCAGCCAGCAACATTGGCTGGACGGTGACTTCCTCTGGTCAGATCAAGGGCAATGCTGTGCCCGAGCCCGGCACCATGGCCCTGGCCGGCCTGGCCCTGCTGGGTGCGGGTCTGGCTTCGCGCCGCCGCAAGGCTTGA
- a CDS encoding DUF192 domain-containing protein, which produces MKLSTPALSRLRLPQTLALLALCVNLCGNTWAQDGPQLNLQRVELTAGMYRIQAQVAATPQQRSTGLMMRRQMPQHEGMLFIFEQPATQCFWMKNTPLPLTAAFVADDGTIVNLADMQPLSEASHCSARPVRYVLEMNQGWFAKRGIKAGARLGGAVFQKK; this is translated from the coding sequence ATGAAGCTCAGCACTCCCGCCCTGTCCCGCTTGCGCCTGCCCCAGACACTCGCCCTGCTCGCCCTCTGCGTCAACCTTTGCGGCAATACATGGGCGCAGGATGGACCGCAGTTGAACCTACAACGAGTGGAGCTCACCGCCGGTATGTACCGCATCCAGGCACAGGTAGCGGCCACGCCGCAACAGCGGTCAACCGGCCTGATGATGCGCCGCCAGATGCCCCAGCACGAGGGCATGCTGTTCATATTCGAGCAGCCGGCCACGCAATGCTTCTGGATGAAGAACACACCGCTGCCGCTCACCGCGGCCTTTGTGGCCGACGATGGCACGATCGTGAATCTGGCGGACATGCAGCCCCTGAGCGAAGCCTCGCATTGCTCTGCCAGGCCCGTGCGCTATGTGCTGGAGATGAACCAGGGCTGGTTTGCCAAGCGCGGGATCAAGGCCGGAGCCCGGCTTGGGGGAGCGGTTTTCCAGAAAAAGTAG
- the icd gene encoding NADP-dependent isocitrate dehydrogenase, which yields MTSYQHIKVPAQGQKITVNADMSLNVPDEPIIPYIEGDGTGVDITPVMLQVVDAAVAKSYGGARKIHWMEVYAGEKSTRVYGPDVWLPEETLHAVRDYVVSIKGPLTTPVGGGIRSLNVALRQELDLYVCLRPVQYFRGVPSPVKEPHKTNMVIFRENSEDIYAGIEFEAQSDKAKKLIKFLQDEFGVKKIRFPETSGIGVKPVSREGTQRLVRKAIQYAIDNDRPSVTLVHKGNIMKFTEGAFRDWGYELAAQEFGATLIDGGPWMRLKNPRTGREITIKDSIADAFLQQILLRPAEYSVIATLNLNGDYISDALAAQVGGIGIAPGANLSDSVAMFEATHGTAPKYAGKDYVNPGSEILSAEMMLRHMGWTEAADLIIRAMEKAIESKRVTYDFARLMEGAVQVSCSGFGKVMIEAMD from the coding sequence ATGACCAGCTATCAGCACATCAAGGTGCCTGCCCAAGGCCAGAAGATCACCGTCAACGCCGACATGTCCCTGAACGTGCCGGACGAGCCCATCATTCCCTATATCGAGGGCGACGGCACGGGCGTGGACATCACGCCGGTGATGCTGCAGGTGGTCGATGCCGCCGTGGCCAAGAGCTATGGCGGCGCGCGCAAGATCCACTGGATGGAGGTCTATGCGGGCGAAAAATCCACGCGCGTCTACGGCCCCGATGTCTGGCTGCCCGAGGAGACGCTGCACGCCGTGCGCGACTATGTGGTCTCGATCAAGGGGCCGCTGACCACGCCCGTGGGGGGCGGCATCCGCTCGCTCAATGTGGCGCTGCGCCAGGAGCTGGACCTGTATGTCTGCCTGCGGCCCGTGCAGTACTTCCGTGGCGTGCCCTCGCCGGTCAAGGAGCCGCACAAGACCAACATGGTGATCTTCCGCGAGAACTCCGAGGACATCTATGCCGGCATCGAGTTCGAGGCCCAGTCCGACAAGGCGAAGAAGCTCATCAAATTCCTGCAGGACGAGTTCGGCGTCAAGAAGATCCGCTTCCCCGAGACCTCGGGCATAGGCGTCAAGCCCGTCTCGCGCGAGGGCACGCAGCGCCTGGTGCGCAAGGCCATTCAGTACGCCATCGACAACGACAGGCCCAGCGTGACCCTGGTGCACAAGGGCAACATCATGAAGTTCACCGAGGGTGCCTTCCGCGACTGGGGCTATGAGCTCGCGGCCCAGGAGTTCGGCGCCACGCTGATCGACGGCGGCCCCTGGATGCGCCTGAAGAATCCGCGCACGGGCCGCGAGATCACCATCAAGGACAGCATTGCCGACGCCTTCCTGCAGCAGATCCTGCTGCGCCCGGCCGAGTACAGCGTGATCGCCACGCTCAATCTCAATGGCGACTACATCTCCGACGCCCTGGCGGCGCAGGTGGGCGGCATCGGCATTGCGCCGGGCGCCAATCTGTCGGACTCGGTGGCCATGTTCGAGGCCACGCATGGCACGGCGCCGAAGTATGCGGGCAAGGACTACGTGAACCCCGGCTCCGAGATCCTGTCGGCCGAGATGATGCTGCGCCACATGGGCTGGACCGAGGCCGCCGACCTCATCATCCGCGCCATGGAAAAGGCCATTGAGAGCAAGCGCGTGACCTACGACTTTGCCCGCCTCATGGAGGGCGCGGTGCAGGTCAGTTGCTCGGGTTTTGGCAAGGTCATGATCGAGGCCATGGACTGA
- a CDS encoding DNA ligase, producing MTVAHVFLAHFGRKFFAIKRWQLLILIAFASLPAWSLPPAPTLAQPYRPGIDVRAYWVSEKYDGVRALWTGRELLSRQGLPIRAPAWFTAGWPAEPLDGELWAGRGRFAAAQSAVASAAPDDAQWRRLRYMVFDVPAAPGGFGARLPVLQRSVAAMGQPWVQAAPQWRVASHGELMAQLRQHDRAGAEGLMLRRDDAPYRGGRSEDLLKLKTFEDAEARVVGHVPGQGKYAGMTGALLVELEDGHRLRLGSGLPDALRRQPPPVGSMVTYRHNGTHASGLPRFARFWRVRADAPPTNLQAPDR from the coding sequence ATGACAGTAGCGCACGTTTTTTTGGCTCATTTTGGCCGCAAATTCTTTGCCATCAAGCGCTGGCAGCTACTGATTTTGATAGCCTTTGCAAGCCTGCCGGCGTGGTCGCTGCCCCCTGCTCCCACGCTGGCGCAACCATACCGCCCTGGCATCGACGTGCGCGCCTACTGGGTCAGCGAGAAGTACGACGGCGTGCGCGCGCTCTGGACCGGGCGGGAGCTGCTGAGCCGCCAGGGGCTGCCGATTCGCGCACCCGCCTGGTTCACGGCGGGCTGGCCCGCCGAGCCGCTCGATGGCGAGCTGTGGGCTGGGCGCGGCAGGTTTGCTGCCGCACAGTCCGCCGTGGCGTCGGCCGCGCCCGATGATGCGCAGTGGCGCCGGCTGCGCTACATGGTGTTCGACGTGCCGGCCGCGCCCGGCGGCTTTGGCGCACGCCTGCCCGTGCTGCAGCGCAGCGTGGCGGCCATGGGCCAGCCCTGGGTGCAGGCCGCACCGCAGTGGCGCGTGGCCAGCCACGGCGAACTGATGGCGCAGTTGCGCCAGCATGACAGGGCCGGTGCCGAGGGGCTGATGCTGCGCCGCGATGACGCGCCCTACCGGGGCGGGCGCAGCGAGGATCTGCTCAAGCTCAAGACCTTCGAGGATGCCGAGGCCCGCGTCGTCGGCCATGTGCCGGGCCAGGGCAAGTACGCGGGGATGACGGGCGCACTGCTGGTGGAGCTGGAGGATGGCCACCGCCTGCGCCTGGGCAGCGGCCTGCCCGATGCGCTGCGCCGCCAGCCGCCGCCCGTGGGCAGCATGGTGACCTACCGCCACAACGGCACGCACGCCAGCGGCCTGCCGCGCTTTGCGCGCTTTTGGCGCGTGCGCGCCGATGCGCCACCAACGAACCTGCAGGCGCCGGACCGCTAA
- the fabI gene encoding enoyl-ACP reductase FabI — protein MGFLAGKKLLITGVLSNRSIAYGIARACHQQGAELAFSYVGERFKDRISEFAAEFGSKLVFDCDVADDAQIEKMFADLGAAWGQFDGFVHSIGFAPREAIAGNFLDGLSREGFRIAHDISAYSFPAMAKAALPYLNDKSSLLTLSYLGALRSIPNYNTMGLAKASLEASVRYLAEAVGRTADGRSIRANGISAGPIKTLAASGIKDFGKLLGRVADAAPLRRNVTIEDVGNVAAFLLSDLASGVTAEITYVDGGFSQTAGLSADQV, from the coding sequence ATGGGTTTCCTCGCCGGCAAGAAGCTGCTCATCACGGGCGTGCTGTCCAACCGTTCCATCGCCTACGGCATCGCCCGCGCCTGCCACCAACAAGGTGCAGAGCTCGCCTTCAGCTACGTGGGCGAGCGCTTCAAGGACCGTATCAGCGAGTTTGCCGCCGAGTTCGGCTCCAAGCTGGTGTTTGACTGCGACGTGGCCGACGACGCGCAGATCGAGAAGATGTTTGCCGACCTGGGCGCCGCCTGGGGCCAGTTCGACGGCTTTGTGCACAGCATCGGCTTTGCCCCGCGCGAGGCGATTGCCGGCAACTTCCTCGACGGCCTGTCGCGCGAGGGCTTTCGCATCGCCCACGACATCAGCGCCTACAGCTTCCCGGCCATGGCCAAGGCCGCCCTGCCCTATCTGAACGACAAGTCCTCGCTGCTCACGCTCTCCTACCTGGGCGCGCTGCGCAGCATCCCCAACTACAACACCATGGGCCTGGCCAAGGCGAGTCTTGAGGCCAGCGTGCGGTATCTCGCCGAGGCCGTGGGCCGCACGGCAGACGGGCGCAGCATTCGCGCCAATGGCATCAGCGCCGGCCCCATCAAGACCCTGGCCGCCAGCGGCATCAAGGACTTCGGCAAGCTGCTCGGCCGCGTGGCCGACGCCGCGCCGCTGCGCCGCAACGTGACGATTGAAGACGTGGGCAACGTCGCGGCCTTCCTGCTCTCGGACCTGGCCAGCGGCGTGACGGCCGAGATCACCTATGTGGACGGCGGCTTCAGCCAGACGGCGGGGCTGTCTGCCGATCAGGTGTAA
- the yddG gene encoding aromatic amino acid DMT transporter YddG: protein MKNRNQATLIGLVAIFLWSAIVGLIRSVSDHLGPTGGAAMMYSVASALLLLTVGWVRLGEFPRRYLAWGSLLFVSYELCLALSIGYAHNSRQAIEVGMVNYLWPSFTIVAAIMFNGQRANLWIVPGFVLSLIGIAWVLGGEQGLDLPGMWANLQDNPLSYGLAFAGAVIWAAYCALTARIAQGKNGVTLFFMLVSAALWVKYLLEGGGAMAFTLPATAYLLLAAAAMGFGYAAWNVGILHGNVTLLAGASYFIPVFSAALSMLVLRTPLSLAFWQGAAMVCGGALLCWWATRVPQARPT from the coding sequence ATGAAGAACCGCAACCAGGCCACGCTGATCGGCCTCGTGGCCATCTTTTTGTGGAGCGCCATCGTCGGCCTGATCCGCAGCGTCAGCGACCACCTGGGCCCCACGGGCGGCGCGGCCATGATGTACAGCGTGGCCTCGGCGCTGCTGCTGCTGACGGTGGGCTGGGTCAGGCTGGGCGAGTTTCCCCGGCGCTATCTGGCCTGGGGCAGCCTGCTGTTCGTGTCCTACGAGCTGTGCCTGGCGCTCTCCATCGGCTACGCCCACAACAGCCGCCAGGCCATCGAGGTGGGCATGGTCAACTACCTCTGGCCCAGCTTCACCATCGTCGCTGCCATCATGTTCAATGGCCAGCGCGCCAATCTGTGGATAGTCCCGGGCTTTGTCCTGTCCCTCATCGGCATCGCCTGGGTGCTGGGCGGCGAGCAGGGGCTGGACCTGCCGGGCATGTGGGCCAACCTGCAGGACAACCCGCTGAGCTACGGCCTGGCCTTTGCCGGCGCCGTGATCTGGGCCGCCTACTGCGCCCTCACCGCACGCATCGCCCAGGGCAAGAATGGCGTGACGCTGTTCTTCATGCTGGTGTCCGCGGCGCTGTGGGTCAAATACCTGCTCGAGGGCGGCGGCGCCATGGCATTCACTCTGCCAGCCACGGCCTACCTGCTGCTGGCCGCGGCCGCCATGGGCTTTGGCTATGCGGCCTGGAACGTGGGCATTCTGCACGGCAACGTGACCCTGCTCGCCGGCGCCTCCTACTTCATCCCGGTGTTCTCGGCGGCGCTGTCCATGCTGGTGCTGCGCACGCCGCTGTCGCTCGCCTTCTGGCAGGGCGCGGCCATGGTCTGCGGCGGGGCGCTGCTGTGCTGGTGGGCCACGCGCGTGCCGCAAGCCAGGCCGACCTGA
- a CDS encoding NAD(P)H-dependent oxidoreductase codes for MNPSRVLLIVYHSLTGGTRQMADAAAAGAASESDVAVHLLHAAQVGPADVLAAQGYLFATPENLAAMSGQLKDFFDRCYYPALDRINGRPYASLICAGSDGQNAARQIARIATGWRLKEVAEPLIVCTHAQTPEAILAPKQIGAEDLERCRALGEAMATGLALGVF; via the coding sequence ATGAACCCATCCAGAGTCCTGCTGATCGTCTATCACTCGCTGACGGGCGGCACGCGCCAGATGGCCGATGCGGCCGCTGCCGGCGCCGCCAGCGAGAGCGATGTGGCCGTGCACCTGCTGCACGCGGCGCAGGTGGGGCCGGCCGATGTGCTTGCGGCCCAGGGCTATCTGTTTGCCACGCCCGAAAACCTCGCGGCCATGAGCGGCCAGCTCAAGGACTTCTTCGACCGCTGCTACTACCCCGCGCTCGACCGCATCAATGGCCGCCCCTACGCCAGCCTGATCTGCGCCGGCAGCGACGGGCAGAACGCGGCGCGGCAGATCGCGCGCATCGCCACGGGCTGGCGCCTCAAGGAGGTGGCCGAGCCGCTCATCGTGTGTACCCATGCCCAGACGCCCGAGGCCATTCTTGCCCCCAAGCAGATCGGCGCCGAGGATCTGGAGCGTTGCCGCGCACTGGGCGAGGCGATGGCGACGGGTCTGGCGCTGGGCGTCTTTTAG
- a CDS encoding CoA-acylating methylmalonate-semialdehyde dehydrogenase, whose product MTQSNHSTITHWISGAQVAATSGQQLPVYNPATGAVTGHVQLANGADVDAAVASAKAAFPAWSNLPPLRRARILNKFLQLLNEHRDDLARMITAEHGKVFTDAQGEVTRGIEIVEFACAAPQLLKTDFTDQVSTNIDNWTLRQPLGAVAGITPFNFPVMVPMWMFPMALAAGNTFVLKPSPIDPSPSLFMAELLRQAGLPDGVFNVVQGDKEAVNALLEHPDVQAISFVGSTPIANYIYETGARHGKRVQALGGAKNHLVVMPDADMDQVVDALIGAAYGSAGERCMAISVAVFVGEGTAEKVLPKLIERTRALKVLNGTNLEAEMGPIVTRAAHDRITGYIEQGVKEGAQLLVDGRGFDGSTAGEGCADGFWLGGTLFDHVTPEMRIYKEEIFGPVLACVRVEDFGQAVDLINRHEFGNGVSCYTRDGHIAREFGRRIQVGMVGINVPIPVPMAWHGFGGWKKSLFGDMHAYGEEGIRFYTKQKSIMQRWPESIAKGAEFVMPTSQ is encoded by the coding sequence ATGACGCAGAGCAACCACAGCACCATCACCCACTGGATTTCCGGCGCCCAGGTGGCCGCCACCAGTGGCCAGCAACTGCCCGTCTACAACCCCGCCACCGGCGCCGTGACCGGCCATGTGCAACTGGCCAACGGTGCCGATGTGGATGCCGCCGTGGCCTCGGCCAAGGCCGCCTTCCCGGCCTGGAGCAATCTGCCACCGCTGCGCCGCGCCCGCATCCTGAACAAGTTCCTGCAGTTGCTCAACGAGCACCGCGACGACCTGGCCCGCATGATCACGGCCGAGCATGGCAAGGTCTTCACCGACGCGCAGGGCGAGGTCACGCGCGGTATCGAGATCGTCGAATTCGCCTGCGCCGCGCCGCAGCTGCTCAAGACCGACTTCACCGACCAGGTCTCCACCAACATCGACAACTGGACGCTGCGCCAGCCCCTGGGTGCGGTTGCGGGCATCACGCCGTTCAACTTCCCCGTCATGGTGCCCATGTGGATGTTCCCCATGGCGCTGGCCGCGGGCAACACCTTTGTGCTCAAGCCCAGCCCCATCGACCCCAGCCCCAGCCTGTTCATGGCCGAGTTGCTCAGACAGGCCGGCCTGCCCGATGGCGTGTTCAACGTCGTGCAGGGCGACAAGGAGGCGGTGAATGCGCTGCTCGAGCACCCCGACGTGCAGGCCATTTCCTTCGTGGGCTCCACGCCGATTGCCAACTACATCTATGAAACCGGCGCGCGCCACGGCAAGCGTGTGCAGGCCCTGGGCGGCGCCAAGAACCACCTGGTGGTCATGCCCGACGCGGACATGGACCAGGTCGTCGATGCGCTGATCGGCGCGGCCTATGGCTCGGCCGGCGAGCGCTGCATGGCCATCAGCGTGGCGGTGTTCGTGGGCGAGGGCACGGCCGAAAAGGTGCTGCCCAAGCTCATAGAGCGCACCCGCGCGCTCAAGGTGCTCAACGGCACCAATCTTGAGGCCGAGATGGGCCCCATCGTCACGCGTGCGGCGCATGACCGCATCACCGGCTACATCGAGCAGGGTGTGAAGGAAGGCGCGCAGCTGCTGGTCGACGGCCGCGGCTTTGACGGCAGCACGGCCGGCGAGGGCTGCGCCGACGGCTTCTGGCTCGGCGGCACGCTGTTCGACCATGTGACGCCCGAGATGCGCATCTACAAGGAAGAAATCTTCGGCCCCGTGCTGGCCTGTGTGCGTGTGGAGGACTTCGGCCAGGCGGTCGATCTCATCAACCGGCACGAGTTTGGCAACGGCGTGAGCTGCTACACCCGCGACGGCCATATCGCGCGCGAGTTCGGCCGCCGCATCCAGGTGGGCATGGTGGGCATCAACGTGCCCATCCCCGTGCCCATGGCCTGGCATGGCTTTGGCGGCTGGAAGAAGAGCCTGTTCGGCGACATGCATGCCTACGGCGAGGAGGGCATTCGCTTCTATACCAAGCAAAAGAGCATCATGCAGCGCTGGCCGGAATCCATCGCCAAGGGGGCGGAGTTTGTGATGCCCACCAGTCAGTAA
- a CDS encoding DUF465 domain-containing protein — protein MFPEYRELITRIKGQDLHFTRLFDKHNELDQRIRNMEERMVAATAHEIEKLKKEKLLLKDQIYAHLRRLDGAQA, from the coding sequence ATGTTTCCCGAATATCGTGAACTGATCACCAGGATCAAGGGGCAGGACCTGCATTTCACACGGCTGTTTGACAAGCACAACGAGCTCGATCAGCGCATCAGAAATATGGAGGAGCGCATGGTCGCCGCCACGGCCCATGAAATCGAGAAGCTGAAAAAGGAAAAGCTGCTGCTCAAGGACCAGATCTACGCCCATCTGCGCCGCCTGGACGGGGCGCAGGCCTGA
- a CDS encoding LysR family transcriptional regulator, translating into MTQESATTLSKLPVLADLHLLLVIGQTRSYTQAARRLGISKATVSQRIAALERATGVPLVQRTTRAVALTAAGQQLVDDTAPSFAQIEQSYAAIRDLASTPRGLVRMTAPVALGRQHVLPALSAFLLEYPQVRVELDLNDKLNNLAQEGYDLAIRHSHQPPETYVAWLLCETRAMLVASPGYLERRGTPAHPRELAEHDCLVYLRGSISVQNWTLMREHPRKAPELCHVPVQGPLKANNSEALREAALAGLGIALLPDFSASVQPQDSRRLVPVLPDWQPQGFFGGRIFAIRPWAPRVPRAVQCLVEHLQDWFGNKAPNQRRD; encoded by the coding sequence ATGACACAGGAATCCGCCACCACATTGAGCAAGCTGCCCGTGCTTGCCGACCTGCACCTGCTGCTGGTGATAGGCCAGACGCGCAGCTACACCCAGGCCGCCCGCCGCCTGGGCATCTCCAAGGCCACGGTCAGCCAGCGCATCGCGGCGCTGGAGCGCGCCACGGGCGTGCCGCTGGTGCAGCGCACCACGCGCGCCGTGGCGCTCACCGCCGCGGGGCAACAACTGGTGGACGACACGGCGCCATCGTTTGCCCAGATCGAGCAAAGCTACGCCGCCATCCGCGACCTGGCCAGCACGCCACGGGGCCTGGTGCGCATGACGGCCCCGGTGGCACTGGGGCGCCAGCATGTGTTGCCGGCACTTTCCGCCTTCCTGCTCGAGTACCCGCAGGTGCGCGTCGAACTGGATCTGAACGACAAGCTGAACAACCTCGCCCAGGAGGGCTATGACCTGGCCATACGCCACAGCCACCAGCCGCCCGAGACCTATGTGGCCTGGCTGCTGTGCGAAACCCGGGCCATGCTGGTGGCCAGCCCCGGCTATCTGGAGCGCCGCGGCACGCCCGCCCATCCGCGCGAGCTCGCGGAGCATGACTGCCTCGTCTATCTGCGCGGCAGCATCAGCGTGCAGAACTGGACATTGATGCGCGAGCACCCGCGCAAGGCGCCCGAGCTGTGCCATGTGCCGGTGCAGGGGCCCCTGAAGGCCAACAACAGCGAGGCGCTGCGCGAGGCCGCGCTGGCCGGCCTGGGCATTGCGCTGCTGCCGGACTTCAGCGCCAGCGTGCAGCCGCAGGACAGCCGCCGACTCGTGCCCGTGCTGCCCGACTGGCAACCCCAGGGCTTCTTCGGCGGACGCATCTTCGCCATACGCCCCTGGGCACCACGCGTGCCCCGGGCCGTGCAATGCCTGGTCGAGCATCTGCAGGACTGGTTCGGGAACAAGGCCCCGAACCAGCGGCGCGATTGA
- a CDS encoding GMC family oxidoreductase N-terminal domain-containing protein — protein sequence MQDRNTFDYIVVGAGTAGALMANRLSADPQVRVLLLEAGGKDDYHWIHIPVGYLYCIGNPRTDWCFFTEADPGLNGRTLRYPRGKTLGGCSSINGMIYMRGQARDYDQWATLTGDDAWRWSEVLQAFRAHEDHYRLDPGSQQGWSDAQRREFLRLHSNASDSGNPARKTFDVPGGEWRVERQRLRWEILDAFAQAAVQAGIPETDDFNRGDNEGVSYFEVNQRGGWRWNTSKAFLRPALERSNLTVWTGAQVKRLLLERRGDGGMACTGVELVRGHEVVSVRAQREVVLCAGAVASPQILQLSGIGASQHLQPHGIETQVELPGVGGNLQDHLQIRSVYKVSNVSTLNTRAGSLWGKGMIGLEYLLHRSGPMSMAPSQLGAFTRSSDRYPHANIQYHVQPLSLEAFGEPLHGFDAFTASVCNLNPTSRGSVRLKSGNFRDAPAIAPNYLSTEEDRQVAADSLRVTRRIVGQPALARYQPEEYKPGVQYQSDEDLARLAGDIATTIFHPVGTCKMGRESDPEAVVDSHLRVLDGRGGRVAGLRVVDASVMPTITSGNTNSPTLMIAERAAHWIRTGQ from the coding sequence ATGCAGGACCGCAACACCTTTGACTACATCGTCGTGGGCGCAGGCACGGCCGGTGCCTTGATGGCCAACCGCCTGAGTGCCGACCCGCAGGTGCGGGTGCTGTTGCTGGAGGCCGGTGGCAAGGACGACTACCACTGGATCCACATCCCCGTCGGCTATCTCTATTGCATTGGCAATCCGCGCACCGACTGGTGTTTCTTCACCGAGGCCGATCCCGGCCTCAACGGTCGCACGCTGCGCTATCCGCGCGGCAAGACGCTGGGCGGGTGTTCCAGCATCAACGGCATGATCTACATGCGCGGCCAGGCGCGCGACTACGACCAGTGGGCGACGCTCACGGGCGACGATGCCTGGCGCTGGAGCGAGGTCTTGCAGGCATTTCGCGCGCACGAGGATCATTACCGGCTCGACCCTGGCAGCCAGCAGGGCTGGAGCGATGCGCAGCGCCGCGAATTCCTGCGCCTGCACAGCAATGCCAGCGACAGCGGCAACCCGGCCCGCAAGACGTTTGACGTGCCCGGCGGCGAATGGCGTGTGGAGCGCCAGCGTCTGCGCTGGGAGATTCTGGACGCCTTTGCCCAGGCAGCCGTCCAGGCAGGCATCCCCGAGACGGATGACTTCAACCGCGGCGACAACGAGGGCGTGAGCTACTTCGAGGTCAACCAGCGCGGCGGCTGGCGCTGGAACACGTCCAAGGCGTTTCTGCGCCCGGCGCTTGAGCGCTCCAACCTCACGGTGTGGACGGGCGCGCAGGTCAAGCGCCTGCTGCTGGAGCGGCGCGGCGATGGCGGCATGGCCTGCACGGGCGTTGAGCTCGTCAGGGGCCACGAGGTCGTGAGCGTGCGCGCGCAGCGTGAGGTCGTGCTCTGCGCGGGTGCGGTGGCCTCGCCGCAGATCCTGCAACTGTCGGGCATTGGCGCATCGCAGCACCTGCAGCCCCATGGCATCGAGACCCAGGTGGAGCTGCCGGGCGTGGGCGGCAATCTGCAGGACCACTTGCAGATCCGCTCGGTCTACAAGGTCAGCAACGTCAGCACGCTCAACACCCGCGCGGGCAGCCTGTGGGGCAAGGGCATGATCGGGCTCGAATACCTGCTTCACCGCAGCGGCCCCATGAGCATGGCGCCCTCGCAGCTCGGCGCGTTCACGCGCTCGTCGGATCGCTACCCGCATGCCAACATCCAGTACCACGTACAGCCCCTGAGCCTGGAGGCCTTTGGCGAGCCGCTGCACGGCTTTGACGCCTTCACGGCCAGCGTGTGCAACCTCAACCCGACCTCGCGCGGCAGCGTGCGCCTCAAGAGCGGCAACTTCCGGGACGCGCCGGCGATTGCGCCCAACTACCTGAGCACCGAGGAGGACCGCCAGGTGGCCGCCGACAGCCTGCGCGTGACGCGCCGCATCGTCGGCCAGCCGGCACTCGCGCGCTACCAGCCCGAGGAATACAAGCCCGGCGTGCAGTACCAGAGCGACGAGGACCTGGCACGCCTGGCGGGCGACATCGCCACCACCATCTTCCACCCGGTGGGCACCTGCAAGATGGGCCGCGAGAGCGACCCCGAGGCCGTGGTCGATTCGCACCTGCGCGTGCTCGACGGCCGCGGCGGCCGCGTCGCCGGACTGCGCGTGGTGGACGCCAGCGTCATGCCCACCATCACCAGCGGCAACACCAACAGCCCGACGCTGATGATTGCCGAGCGGGCCGCCCACTGGATCCGCACGGGGCAATGA